The genomic DNA CCAAAAAAAGAAGAGAAAGTAAATGATCCAATAAAAGAACCATTGATAGAGAAAGAAAAAATTACTTATTTTATAAAAGAGCCTCTAACAGACAACAAGGAAGTAAATAAAGCGAAGGCTCAAAAAGATAAAGATAATAAAAATAACAATCAAGTCGTTTCTAAAAAGAAAGAAAAAAAAGAAGAGCCAGAAGAGAAGAAAGAAGCAAAAAGTGAACAGGGAATAGAAGCTTCTAATGTATTTGCTATCATGTCAGGTTTATTCGTACTATTTTTAGTTTTAAAGAGTAATAAAGAATGGGGCTAAGTATTTCATAGTAGTGGAGGCGCTTAAATGGAAATTAAACGTACGACAATTGAAGATAAGACGCTACAACCATTAAAACAGCCTGCAGCTATTTCGGAACATGAAATTCAGAAAGAACGAAAGCGTAGTAATTTAGTGTTTACTGGACATTCTAAAATTATTACGAAAAATAATGAAATAGGCATTTTGCTTGCAAGTTTAGGTGATGGAAAGGTTATGAAGGAAATGCTTTCTAAAGAGATGGATACAGTATTGCAACTCTTTAAAAAGTTACATACGTTATCTGGAGAAGGAAAGCAAACAGATAAAATATTTGAACAAGTAATGAGAAGCTTGCAAGGACTTGTTAAGCAAGCGCATATAAAAGAACTTCCTTTGTTAGATGGAACTTATGATTTCGCAGAAGTACAACTATCATTTGGTAGAAAGGTACATATTCCGTTATTAGATGTAAGTGCACTTATTTCTAGAGTAGAAAGTGATTCGTCAGAAGGAAATATAAATTTAATGGTAACGGTTATTACTGCTTATATAACGAAATTGTCTAACGAAACCATTTTAATTAGCGTTACAGATCGCACTGCTAAAGAGCGGGATGTAAGCGTATGGAGAGCACTTGCAGAAATGAATATGACACAATTATCACAGGCTTTAAAACATACGATGCAAGAACATAAATGGTCTATGACGTTTCTTTTTCTCTTTGTATGGATTGTTGCTATTATTTTAATTCGAGTTATATAAAAAGGTCGTCACTTTACATTGTGACGACCTCTTTTATATTTTTTCGTAAAAGAATGTATCAAATCGCTGAAGATTATAACGTTCAGGTGTTAAAATTTGTTCAGTACTACCAACAAATAATACGCCGCCTTTTCGTAAAGCGCGACTAAATTTTTCATAAAGTTTTACCCTTGCTTCTTCAGTAAAGTAAATCATTACATTACGACAAATGATTAAGTCATAATTTGTATCAAACGACTGCATTAAAAGATCGTGCTGTTTGAACGTCACGTTTTGTTTAATGTTTTGATGTAATGAATATATTTCATTCTCTTTTGTGAAATGACGCTCTTTCAAATCGATAGGTAATTCTTTTAAAGAACGTTCTGTATATTGACCGCGTTTTGCAGTTTCTAAAATGTGAAAATCAAGGTCTGTTGCCTGGATTTCAAAACGAAATGGAGCTAAATGTTTCGATAAAATTAAAGAGAGTGTATATGGTTCCTCACCAGCAGCGCAAGCGGCACTCCATACTTTTAATTTTCCGTTATTTTGTTCAAGTAATTTTGGTAGTGCTTTCGTTTCTAATGTTTGCCACCGTTCTTTATTTCTAAAAAACTCTGAAACGTTAATTGTAATATAGTCAATAAAACTTAAAAATAAATTTTGATCGGTACGTAAATTGCTTAAAAAACTAGTGTAGTTCTCAAAGCCCTTTCTCGAAATAAAAGCATCGATTCTACGACGCATTCTATCTTGTTTATATGAAGCGATATCCATATTGAATTGTTGTTTGAAACTCGCGATAAAATGATCATAATCTTGTTCAATTATCATATTTATAATAGGCACAATAACGATATTGTGCCTCCCCCTTTACATCATACGGATTTTTTGTTCAAAGTTTTTTTTCATCTGTTTTTCATGTAAACCTGGTAAATCATAAATAACAGCATCTATTCCTGCTTCTTTTGCAACGTCAACGGGAATGACAGATGTATGTTTGTCCCCATTATAAAAACAGAGAACTAAATCGGTATCTTCGATTATTTGTTTTACAAAAAACATATAATCGGAGCGGTAAATGGAGTCGGAAGGATGATCAAAAGCGACATACTCGGCTCCGTGTTTTTTTAAGTAATCAACGACCTCTTGAAATTCATCTGTTAATGCTTGTAACGGCTGTAGCGTGTAAAGGCATAAATTTTGAGCGAGTCTTTCGTTTTCGATGAAAAAACGAAGAATCTCATTTTCAATAGATTTATAACATAATATGTAAATTTTATGTTTGTGAGCATAGTCAGTTAAAAATTTTTTTATTTCTTCCTGATCTAATGCTGTTAATTGATTTGAACCACAAAGAAAAATATTCATAGATTTGTGCCACCTCATGCTAAATTGTAACATATCTTTTATAAAAAATAACTGCAAAATATTAGTGTTCAGAGTATAATTATAAATAACTGGATTTTACGATTAAGTTTAGGAAGAAATAATAAAATAAATAGGTGATATATATGCTGCGTTCGATCTCGCATAATCCAATTTTATCGCATATACCGCCTGCTACTCAAATGCCGAAAGAAGCAAATGTCAGGACAGGACTTGCATTTTCGGATAATTTGCATGCAGATCCGAAAAAAGACAAATTGCTAGAACAAATGGAAGCATTTGTCGATAACATTGGAGAAATTAAAGAGAAAATTGAAATGGAATTAACGCTTGATAATGTAATGGAATACAAAAATACAGTAAAATCATTTTTGAATTTTTACGTAGATAATGTATTGCAATATAAAGATGTCATGTCTCGTCATCCGCGTTACGGATATTCACAGAAAATGACGATTGTGAAACAGGCGGAAATGGGATTAAATGAGTTAGAAGATGTTATGAATTTAATTAATACGAAAACGGGACATTTAGAAATGTTAAATCAAATTGGAGAAATACACGGTTTAATTGTAAATTTAGTCTTGTAAAAGGGAAGGAAGCTATATGTATATACAATTATATGAAAAACTCGTTATTATTCAAAAAGCATATGAAAACATTCAAACGCTCGGAGAACAAATATATGAGAATTTGAAACATAAAAATGTAAATGCAGTTCAAAAATTGCAAGTAGAGCAATTGCAGTACATAGATGGTTTAAAAGGATTATCAAGCTCGTTTGAAGAAATGGTTATTCAGTTTTGTAAAGAAAAGGGAATCGAACCATTTCGCGTAAGTGCATTATTTTCGCATTTTTCTAACGAAGAAATCGAAAAAATGGAAGAATTACAAAAAAATGTAGCTGAATTAGAAGAGAATGTAAAAATGATCCTTTTGAAAAATCAATATTACTTAAACGTACTATTAAAAACTACAGAAAGTATTGTGGATTCCGTGTCTGAATATAATTTAGAGCGAAACAATAATTCACAAATCTTTATGAACGAACTATTGTAAAGGGGAAGTGAAACATTATGAGACTATCTGATTATAATACGCCGTTATCGGGTTTGTTAGCGGCACAAATGGGATTACAAACGACGAAACAAAATTTATCTAACATTCATACGCCTGGTTATGTGCGTCAAATGGCGAATTACGGATCGGCCGGAGCAAGTCAAGGCTATTCACCGGAACAAAAAATAGGTTACGGTGTACAAACGTTAGGTGTTGACCGTATTACAGATGAAGTAAAGACGAAACAGTTTAACGATCAATTATCTCAACTCTCATACTATAACTACATGAATTCGACTTTATCACGTGTAGAATCTATGGTTGGAACGACAGGAAAGAATTCATTATCTAGTTTAATGGATGGCTTCTTTAATGCCTTTCGTGAAGTTGCAAAAAATCCAGAACAACCAAATTACTACGATACATTAATTTCTGAAACTGGGAAGCTTACAAGTCAAGTAAATCGCCTGGCGAAAGGCTTAGATACAGCAGAAGCACAAACGACAGAAGATATTGAAGCGCATGTCAATGAATTTAATCGTCTTGCTGGTAGTTTAGCGGAAGCGAATAAAAAAATTGGACAAGCAGGTACACAAGTGCCAAATCAACTTTTGGATGAACGTGATCGTATCATTACAGAAATGTCTAAGTATGCAAATATAGAAGTGTCTTATGAATCTATGAATCCTAATATCGCGAGTGTTAGAATGAATGGTGTTTTAACAGTAAATGGACAAGATACATATCCACTTCAATTAAATAAAGAAAAAGAACCAATGACTGCTGAAATTTACGGTTCGGAAATTCCTTTAACTAGTGGAGCAATCCAATCAGCGATCGATACGAAAGCGAAGATTGCTAGTTATAAGAAAAACCTTGAAGAACTAATGAGTTCTGTAAAGAATCAAGTGAACACAGTAATGGGGAAAGAGTTCTTCGTTGGTGATCAAGCGAAAGATATGAAATTAAACCCTGAATTTGCAAAAGATGTTTCGAAAATGAAAATATCAGCTGAAACAGCAAATAAACTAGCAGCAATTACAGATGGAAATTATAAAGAAGGTCTTTCTTATAAACAAGCATTAGACCAATTCGTAGTTGGTGTTGCATCTGATAAAAGTGCAGTGAATGCTTATCAAAAAATTCATGGGGATTTATTAGAGGGGATTCAGCAAGAAAAAATGGGTGTTGAAGGCGTTAATATGGAAGAGGAAATGGTTAATTTAATGGCCTTCCAAAAATATTTCGTTGCAAACTCTAAAGCTATTACTACGATGAATGAAGTGTTTGATAGTCTATTTTCGATTATTCGATAAGTGATAGTAATTGATTGGAAATATATAAGGAGGAGATAGAAATGAGAGTATCTACATTTCAAAATGCAAGCTGGGCAAAGAATCAGTTAATGGATTTGAATGTGCAACAACAATACCACCGAAATCAAGTAACTTCAGGGAAGAAAAACCTTTTTATGAGTGAAGATCCGCTTGCGGCAAGTAAATCATTTGCGATTCAACATTCATTGGCGAATATTGAACAAATGCAAAAAGATTTAGCGGATTCGAAAAATGTATTAACACAAACTGAAAATACTTTACAAGGTGTTTTTAAATCTTTAACAAGAGCGGATCAATTAATGTTGCAGGCATTAAGTGAGCAAAATGGTGAAAAAGAATTGAAAGCCATCGGTGCAGAGATTGATCAAATTTTAAAACAAGTTGTATATTTAGCAAATACGAAAGAACAAGGTCGTTATATTTTCGGTGGTGATAGTACAGAGAAACCACCATTTACAGAAGATGGTACGTATCAAGGTGGACAAAATGATGTGAACTGGCAACTAAATGACGGTTATGAATTAAAAGCATTTCGTAACGGTGAAGCGCTATTATCCCCTGTTATAAAAACGTTAAAACAGATGAGTGAAGCGATGCAAAAAGGTGACCAAAAAGCATTACAGCCGTTATTAGGAGAAAATAAGAAAAATTTAGATGGCATCATTAATCGTACAACTGAAGTTGGTTCGACAATGAACACAATGGAGACGTTTAAAACAATTTTAAACGAGCAAAACTTAGCACTTCAAGAAAACCGTAAAGAAATTGAAGATGTGGACTTAGCGGTAGCGATTTCTGATTTAGCTTATATAAACGCAACGTATGAAGCTACGTTAAAAGCTGTTAGTACGATGAGTAAAACGAGTATTTTAGACTACATGTAATCTATAAGGAGTGAGAAAAATGGCAGGAACAACGATGACAGGTATTGGTGGTAGACAACAGATTTGGAACCTTGGAAATAATATGATCGATACTTCTAATCTAGTAGAATTAGAGCTGCAAGCGTTAGATATGAGGAAAACACCGTATACGAAAGAAAAGAACGACCTTACAAATGATAAACTACTATATACAAGTTTGAAATCGGAATTTAGCTCTTTCACACAAACTTTTAAAAACTTAGCGGCTTTTAAAGGGAATGAAAAAAAAGTAACGACAACGCAAGAAGGCTATATAGATGTAAAAGCTGATGGTGGTGCGATTGCTGGCACTTTTAATATGACGATTACTCAGCTTGCACAGCGTCATCAAATAGCTTCTAATGAAATTAAAGATATAAATGCAAAGCTTCCTAAAGATGAAACATTAAAACTAGGTGATAAAGAACTAAAAGTAACAACTGATATGACATATAAAGATTTAATTAATAAAATTAATGATGGAGATTATGGTGTATCGGCTTATACACTTGGAAATAAAATTTTCATGACCTCGAAAAAAGAAGGGGCAACAAATGAAATTAAATTAGAAAAGACACCACCTAATGTACTTACAGATTTGTTTTATTCGAAAGTGGAAGGTATAGATGAGAATAACAAACCTACGACAGAGATGAAACTAAATACTATTAATGAAGCGTTAGATGCAAAATACAGCATTAATGGTGTTGAGGGGAAAAGTGATAGTAATACAATTGAAGCATTGCCAGGTGTAAAGATTGAGCTATTGAAAGTAACGGAATCAAAGGTGGAAAATAAACCAGAAGGCGGAACTGGTACAGATGTAGACCAAAAAGCAAAAGGCATAGATCTAAAATTCACAGTAAGTGACTCAAACGTAACAGACGCATCAAATATTATTAAAAAGATGGTTGCAGATTATAATAAAGCTGTTGCTACAGTAGATATCTTTGCTGGTAAAGGTGGGGCCTTCCAAGGACAAGCTATTATGCAAAGTGTGCGTCAAGCTATGAACAATGTCGTAACATTTTCACAAGATGACAATTACTTATTCTCATTTGGTATTCAATTAAAGCAAGATGGAACGATGGAAGTTAATGACGAAGCATTAACGAAAGCGTTAAAAGAAAAACCGGATGCAGCGAAGCAATTTTTCTTTAGTTCTAACGGTTTAGGAAAAATGATGGAAGAACCACTTGATAAGTTATTTGGTGATAAAGGTGTAGTTGGAGAACGAGTAAAAAACATTGACTCACGTGTAAGTGATTTAGATAAAAAGATTCAAGATATTGAAAAGCAAAATTTGGACAAACAAAATGAAATTGTGAAGAAGTATCAAAAGCTAGAAAGTACATTAGCGGCGCTTGATAGCCAATTAAAAACAATTAAAGCAATGACAAAACAAAAAAGTGATGATTAATGAAAGCTAAGGAAGTGATCGTATGCAAGCATGGCAACGTTATATGCAAAATGATATTATGACGAGTAATCCAATTAAAAATACAATTTTTATTTATGAAAGATGTATTGTAGAGTTTCGTAATTTAGAAGAACTGTTAAATGCTTTTAAACTACAAGAAGGAGATGCGCTTCTTGAAAAGTTAGAACGTATTTTTGAAGAATTAAAACTTCAATTAAATCCTGAAATTACGAAAGATTTATATGATAGTTTATATGGCTTATACGATTGGATTAGCATTCAAATTCAAATGATGAAAGTAACGCGTGAAGCAAAAGACATGGATGCTATTGTGAAAGTGTTACAAGATTTAATAGATGGTTATCGCGGAGCACTTGAAAATGAACAATGATATTTATCGGACGTTTGTCGGCTGTTTTAATGAAATCGGTGAATTGCAAGTGTCAGATGGAGAGTTTGCTGAGAAGAGTGAGATGTTAAATCGCTGGATGATGACATTGGATGAGGAAACACGTGCGCAAGTTGCAGCAGAAGTAAGCCCATTCATTATTAAGGCGGCACAGCATATTCGAGATAAGCAAAAGATTTTAGAAGAAATGATTATGACAAATGATGGGCGCATGAAAGCAAATTCATTTTACGGTAAATTTTAGTGATAGAGTTTAGAAACGGATTCCCCTTTTAAGAGGGGATCCATTCCTTTGTTTAAATAAAGACTTCCGCTGGTTGAGGTTTCATTTTATGACTGTAATGAAAAAATAGTAGTAATCTAAATAATGTGAAAATGAACTTTAGTTTGTAGATCATATATTGAAATGTTTCGTAGATTATTGCGTGTATACAGTTTTTTTGTATTCTTTTTTATATTTTTGTATTTTTCTAAAGACAACAATGGAAAAATGGAATAAAATATGTAAGGGTACATGATTGTTAATATTTTAATAAACACATATAGGAAAATAAATAATGAAGTGAAACTTCCATCAGTGGATCATGAAGTTAAAAAAGAAAGGGTGTGGAATATGCCAGATTTAGTGAGTGATGTAGGCCATTATATGAATTATTTAGTGACGAAACGAAATACTGTTTCTAGTAATATTGCAAATGCGAATACACCCGGCTATAAAGCACAAGATGTAACATTTGCTGAGCAAATGAATAAAAGTAGTGCATTATATAAGAACAATGTTGCAGACTTAAAGAGCAATCCAGATTTATATCAAACGAATGAAATGCACTTACCGACAGTAAATACGAAAAATACATATGCAAAGATTCAAACAAAATCAATGCAAACGAATAAAGATGGAAATAGTGTGGATGTAACGACAGAAATGCTAGATTTAATGAAAGCAAATCAGTTATACGGTATTTCAATTAACGCGATTAATACACAATATGCAATTAACCAAGCGGCACGCGGACGTTAAAAGTAGAAGGAGAGACAATGATGTTTCAGGCAATTAATGCAAGTGGCTCAGGGCTAACGACAGCGAGAAAGTGGATGGAAGTTACTTCTAACAATATTGTAAATGCAAATACAACGGCTGCTCCGGGGGCAGATTTATATGAGCGTCGTAGTGTAGTGCTAGAATCAAACAATAGTTTTGCAAATATGTTAGATGGATCTCCTACTAATGGGGTGAAAATAAAAAGTATTGAAGCAGATAAAACTGAGAACTTAGTGTATGACCCAACACATCCGCATGCAAATGAAGAAGGGTATGTACGTTATCCAAATATTGATGTGACTGCTGAAATGACGAATGTAATGGTTGCCCAAAAAATGTACGAAGCGAATACAAGTGTATTAAATGCGAATAAAAAAATGCTTGATAAAGATTTAGAAATCGGCCGAGGATAAGGGGGAATATAGTAATATGAAAATCCAATCAATGCTAAATACGCAACCATTTGGAGCAATTCAGTCAATTGGTGCACCGAAAACTTCTCAAACATCTGTAGTTGAAGGGAAAAAGTTTATTGATTTATTGGAAGATATGAATCAAACGCAAAACAATGCGCAAACAGCAGTATATGATTTACTAACTAAAGGGGTAGGAGAAACGCATGACGTTTTAATTCAGCAGAAGAAGGCTGAATCTCAAATGAAAACGGCTGCTCTCGTACGTGATAATCTTATTGAAAATTATAAGTCACTAATTAATATGCAAATTTAGGAAAGTGGACGGGTGTGTTTAAATGGAAAAGATGAAAAATGTTATCCAATCGTTAAAAACGTGGCATAAGTTAGTAATCGGTGCGGCGCTTTTAGCGATTGTAACAGGAGCACTTTTATACTTCACCTTGCCAGATAAATATGTTGTTGTATATCAAAATTTAAATGATGCAGATAAGCAAGAGATTACAGCAGAATTATCGAAGTTAGGTGTCGATTATCAATTAGCGGCCGATGGTTCGATTCGTGTGCAAAAAAATGATGCTCCATGGGTTCGAAAAGAAATGAATGGGATGGGCTTACCGTTTAATTCTAAAAGCGGTGAGGAAATTTTATTAGAAAGCTCGCTCGGTTCAAGTGAGCAAGATAAAAAAATGAAGCAAATTGTCGGTACGAAAAAGCAATTGGAGCAAGATATTGTAAGAAACTTTGCGACAGTTGAAACGGCGAATGTTCAAATTACATTACCTGAAAAAGAGACAATTTTTGATGAAGAAAAAGCAAAAGGAACAGCTGCGATTACTGTTGGTGTAAAACGTGGCCAATTATTAACTGCTGATCAAGTTGCGGGTATACAGCAAATGATTAGTGCAGCAGTTCCTGGTGTAAAAGCCGAAGAAGTAAGTGTTATTGATAGCAAAAAAGGTGTTATCTCAAAAGGGGCAGATGAAGCACATTCTAGTAGTTCCTCTTCTTATGAAAAAGAAGTAGAGATGCAGCATCAAATTGAAGGTAAATTAAAGCAAGATATTGATGCAACGTTAATGACGATGTTTAAACCGAATGAATATAAAGTGAATACGAAAGTATCTGTAAACTATGATGAAGTTACACGTCAGTCAGAAAAGTATGGTGATAAAGGTGTACTTCGTAGTAAACAAGAGCAAGAAGAAAGCTCTACTGCACAAGAAGGAGCAGAGACGAAGCAAGGCGCTGGTATTACAGCGAACGGCGAAGTACCAAACTACGGTACGAACAATAATCAAAATGGTAAAATCGTCTACGATAATAAAAATGGTAACAAAATTGAAAACTATGAAATAGATAAAACAGTTGAAACAATTAAGAAACACCCAGAATTAACGAAAACAAATGTTGTAGTATGGGTAGACAACGATACGTTAGTAAAACGAAAAATAGATATGACTACTTTCAAAGAAGCAATCGGCACAGCTGCTGGGCTTCAAGCTGATCCGAATGGAAACTTTACAAACGGTCAAGTTAACGTTGTAACTGTTCAGTTTGACCAGCCGAAAGAAGAGAAGAAGAAAGAACCAGAAGAAAGCGGCATAAACTGGTGGTTATTCGGTGGAATTCCAGCTGGTTTATTAGCGATTGGTGGTCTAGTATGGTTCTTCTTAGCAAGACGTAAGAGAAAGAAAGAAGAAGAGGAATATGAAGAATACTTAGCAGAAGAGGAAATTGCTGCAAGTAGTGAAAGTATTATGGAAATTCCTGAAGAAAAAATAGTACCAGAACCAAAACCTGAACCAGAAGAACCGAAAGAACCGACGTTAGATGAACAAGTACAGGATGCTACGAAAGAACATGTAGAAGGTACTGCAAAAGTAATTAAAAAATGGTTAAATGGACAGTAAGGGAGGAACAACGATGTTAGATGAAATCTCCTCCAAAGAAAAAGCTGCCATCCTTATTCGTACATTAGAAGAAGGTGTGGCAGCAAAAGTCATTGAATATATGACGGCTGAGGAAAAAGAAGTATTACTTCGTGAAATCGCGAAGTTTCGTGTATATAAACCGGAAACGTTAGAAAATGTACTAGGAGAATTCTTGTATGAATTAAATGTAAAAGAATTGAACCTAGTGACTCCAGATAAAGAATATATTCGTCGCATATTTAAAAATATGCCAGAAGACGAACTAGAAAAATTATTAGAAGATCTTTGGTATAATAAAGATAATCCGTTTGAATTCTTAAATTCACTTACAGATTTAGAACCACTTCTTACTGTACTTAATGATGAGTCACCACAAACAATTGCAATTATCGCTTCTTATATTAAACCGCAGCTTGCTTCTCAATTAATTGAGAGATTACCAGATCATAAGCGAGTAGAAACGGTAATGGGGATTGCGAAGCTAGAGCAAGTAGATGGTGAATTAATAAATCAAATTGGGGATTTATTAAAATCAAAATTAAATAATATGGCGTTTAATGCAATTAATAAAACGGATGGCTTAAAAACAATCGTGAACATTTTAAATAATGTTTCACGAGGTGTTGAAAAAACAGTCTTTCAAAAGCTGGATGAAATGGATTATGAGTTATCAGAGAAAATTAAAGAAAACATGTTTGTATTTGAAGACTTACTCGGACTTGAAGATCTTGCACTTCGTCGTGTGTTAGAGGAAATTACAGATAATGGTGTTATTGCGAAAGCACTTAAAATTGCAAAAGAAGAGATTAAAGAGAAATTATTTACATGTATGTCTTCAAACCGTAAAGAGATGATTCTAGAAGAATTAGATGGCTTAGGACCGCTTAAGATGACAGATGCTGAAAAGGCACAGCAAACGATTACAGGTACAGTGAAAAAGCTAGAGAAGGAAGGAAGAATTATCGTTCAAAGAGGTGAAGATGATGTCCTTATTTAAAAACAGAATTCCGAAGAATTCTGTTTCTTTTTCTGAAGAAACGTATGAATTACAATTCCCAAAGCCAGCCGCAGTTCATATAGAAGAGGAAGAATTACAAGTTGATCATGCAGAACTTCGCACGCAACAAGAATCGTTACATATGGAAATGAATCAATTAAGACAAGAACAGCAAACGCTAGAAAGAGAGCGTCAACAGCTATTGCAAGATAAAGAACAATTTCAAATGCATATTCATGAACAAATAGAACAGATGGAAGCAGCACGTATGCAGTTTCAAAAAGAACAACAAGAAACAGCATATGAATGGACAGAGTTATTATGGAATCAATCTTTTCATCTAGCAGAAAAAATCGTGAATCAAGCAGTAGATTCACGATTGCTTGATGTGTTACCCATTTTAACTGGTATCGTTCAAACGTTGCCTACTTCGTTTGAAAAATTAATCATTACCGTACACCCAGAAACATTTGAACGTATTCAAGAAGAGAAGGAAAATACGAAAGAGTATTGGTTACTACAATTAGTAGAATGGAAATATGATTTCTCCTTACAGTTCGGTGAATTTGTTCTAGAAGAAGAGAAAGAGTTCTTTGAATTTAAATTTGCACCTATATTTGCGAAACTTCGCCAGAAATGGGAAGAAGAGAAGTTATTTGAGGAGCAAAATGTATGACTCGACTATTAATGAATGAAAACCAAAAATGGAATACATTTATTGAAACACCGTTTTATACGAAAGTCGGTAAAGTTCATAGTGTACAAGAACAGTTTTTTGTAGCGAAAGGGCCAAAGGCGAAAATCGGTGATGTTTGTCTCGTTGGAGAACATAATGTCTTATGCGAAGTAATTGCAATTGAAAAAGAGAACAACATGTTACTTCCATTTGAACAAACAGAAAAAGTATGTTACGGAGATTCAGTTACACTAATTGCAGAAGATGTTGTTATACCTCGTGGCAATCATTTACTTGGAAAAGTGTTAAGTGCAAATGGCGAAGTACTAAATGAGGATGCAGAGAGTATTCCATTACAAAAAATAAAACTAGATGCCCCGCCTATTCATGCATTTGAACGTGAAGAAATTACCGATGTATTTGAAACGGGAATCAAATCAATTGACTCTATGCTAACAATTGGCATCGGTCAAAAGATTGGTATTTT from Bacillus basilensis includes the following:
- a CDS encoding flagellar M-ring protein FliF C-terminal domain-containing protein, whose amino-acid sequence is MEKMKNVIQSLKTWHKLVIGAALLAIVTGALLYFTLPDKYVVVYQNLNDADKQEITAELSKLGVDYQLAADGSIRVQKNDAPWVRKEMNGMGLPFNSKSGEEILLESSLGSSEQDKKMKQIVGTKKQLEQDIVRNFATVETANVQITLPEKETIFDEEKAKGTAAITVGVKRGQLLTADQVAGIQQMISAAVPGVKAEEVSVIDSKKGVISKGADEAHSSSSSSYEKEVEMQHQIEGKLKQDIDATLMTMFKPNEYKVNTKVSVNYDEVTRQSEKYGDKGVLRSKQEQEESSTAQEGAETKQGAGITANGEVPNYGTNNNQNGKIVYDNKNGNKIENYEIDKTVETIKKHPELTKTNVVVWVDNDTLVKRKIDMTTFKEAIGTAAGLQADPNGNFTNGQVNVVTVQFDQPKEEKKKEPEESGINWWLFGGIPAGLLAIGGLVWFFLARRKRKKEEEEYEEYLAEEEIAASSESIMEIPEEKIVPEPKPEPEEPKEPTLDEQVQDATKEHVEGTAKVIKKWLNGQ
- a CDS encoding FliH/SctL family protein, whose translation is MSLFKNRIPKNSVSFSEETYELQFPKPAAVHIEEEELQVDHAELRTQQESLHMEMNQLRQEQQTLERERQQLLQDKEQFQMHIHEQIEQMEAARMQFQKEQQETAYEWTELLWNQSFHLAEKIVNQAVDSRLLDVLPILTGIVQTLPTSFEKLIITVHPETFERIQEEKENTKEYWLLQLVEWKYDFSLQFGEFVLEEEKEFFEFKFAPIFAKLRQKWEEEKLFEEQNV
- a CDS encoding flagellar motor switch protein FliG, which encodes MLDEISSKEKAAILIRTLEEGVAAKVIEYMTAEEKEVLLREIAKFRVYKPETLENVLGEFLYELNVKELNLVTPDKEYIRRIFKNMPEDELEKLLEDLWYNKDNPFEFLNSLTDLEPLLTVLNDESPQTIAIIASYIKPQLASQLIERLPDHKRVETVMGIAKLEQVDGELINQIGDLLKSKLNNMAFNAINKTDGLKTIVNILNNVSRGVEKTVFQKLDEMDYELSEKIKENMFVFEDLLGLEDLALRRVLEEITDNGVIAKALKIAKEEIKEKLFTCMSSNRKEMILEELDGLGPLKMTDAEKAQQTITGTVKKLEKEGRIIVQRGEDDVLI